The Paenibacillus sp. RC334 nucleotide sequence AGGGAACTATATATGGAATATAGCAGTAGTAAGTCAAACGATCCTAAGGACGCTCATCACACAGGCAACAGCCGTCATACAAGCGCTGAACATAAAATTCCTAACCAGCCTATGAGCTGGAACGATCCGAATGTAAGCAAGTACCCGGACACGATTGCTTTAAAAATACCGGGATATGCTCATCTGTATGAGATGACGTGCCGCTTGATAACCGCACAGCTTGAGGCTCAGATCCGCACGGAGGCGACGGATCCGAATGTACTGATTATCGGGGCTGGCGGCGGTCAGGAGCTGATTACACTCGGAGGACAACATGCGGCATGGTCTTTTGCGGCAGTTGATCCATCTGAACGCATGCTGGATTTGGCACGTCAGCGTGTGGCGCAAGCGGGCATAAGGTCAAAAATATCATTTGTCACAGGCACGTTGGAAGAGCTGCCCGGAGAACTACTCCAAGAACAGCCTAAGGAGCAGTCTGGAAAACAGACCGAAGAATTACACGCGGAGCCGATTTATGATGCTGCCACCTGCCTGCTGGTGCTTCATTTTCTTCACAGCTTGGAGAGCAAACGGGCATTGCTACAACAGATATCTGCTCGTCTCAAACCGGGCGCGCCTTTTTGCCTGGCCTCCATCAATGGAAATCCACAGGAGTCTGCCTTTTCCATTCAAATGCAGGCGTGGAAAAGCCATATGCTGGATCAGGGCATTCCTCTGGAGGATTGGGAGCGATTCGCTGCCTCCATTGGCCGTGAGTCAGACCCGGTGTCCAATACAGCAATACAGGGAATGCTGGTAGATGCAGGCTTTACCCATATCACCCGGTATTTTGGCGCTTTTTTAGTGAATGCGTGGTTTGCAGTTAAAGGGGGAGAAGCAACTCATGACAAAGGATAGCATTATCATCATTGGCGGATACGGTCATGTCGGAAAAATTTTATGCACGGAACTAAGTGAAATGTTTCCCGGCAAGGTGTTTGCCGCAGGACGCAGTATGGAACGTGCCACTGAATTTAGCAAGCAATCGGGTGGTAAGGTGCTGCCTTTACAGCTTAATATTCATGAGCCGATAGACCCGTCGATTTTAAAGCAGGCCAAGATCGTTATCATGTGTCTGGATCAGGAAAAAACAGACTTGGTACGTGCCTGCCTTCAGCATGGGGTGCATTATATGGATATTACCGCGAATGCAGCTTTCTTGAGTCAGGTGGAGCGGTGTCATCAGGAGGCACGAGCTTATCAGGCCACTGCCCTGCTAAGTGTGGGATTGGCCCCGGGATTGACGAATCTGTTGGCATTGCAAGCGACGCAGCTTATGGATCAGACAGATGAGTTGAACATATCTCTGATGCTGGGCTTAGGAGACGAACATGGTCAGGCTGCCATTGAATGGACAGTGGACCAGATTCATACCGATTTGGATGTTATGGAACAGGGTCGCCCGGTGATTCGAAAAAGCTTTAGCGACGGGCGAGTGGCAGACTTCGGCGCAGGAGTGGGGCGTCACCGCGCGTATCGTTTCCCATTTTCCGATCAGCATACACTTCCACGTACGCT carries:
- a CDS encoding class I SAM-dependent methyltransferase, giving the protein MSWNDPNVSKYPDTIALKIPGYAHLYEMTCRLITAQLEAQIRTEATDPNVLIIGAGGGQELITLGGQHAAWSFAAVDPSERMLDLARQRVAQAGIRSKISFVTGTLEELPGELLQEQPKEQSGKQTEELHAEPIYDAATCLLVLHFLHSLESKRALLQQISARLKPGAPFCLASINGNPQESAFSIQMQAWKSHMLDQGIPLEDWERFAASIGRESDPVSNTAIQGMLVDAGFTHITRYFGAFLVNAWFAVKGGEATHDKG
- a CDS encoding saccharopine dehydrogenase NADP-binding domain-containing protein, with protein sequence MTKDSIIIIGGYGHVGKILCTELSEMFPGKVFAAGRSMERATEFSKQSGGKVLPLQLNIHEPIDPSILKQAKIVIMCLDQEKTDLVRACLQHGVHYMDITANAAFLSQVERCHQEARAYQATALLSVGLAPGLTNLLALQATQLMDQTDELNISLMLGLGDEHGQAAIEWTVDQIHTDLDVMEQGRPVIRKSFSDGRVADFGAGVGRHRAYRFPFSDQHTLPRTLGIPTVSTRLCFDSRLTTRLLAGLRTTGISGLLRQQSVRNAMVRSFSKLHLGGNAVAVKVDARGTLHGKETKVECQLRGHHQSDLTAKAAVFAALALYRSELPHGVFHMEQCFSWNRMREWLGQQVAVDIQVNGQQV